The following are encoded in a window of Passer domesticus isolate bPasDom1 unplaced genomic scaffold, bPasDom1.hap1 HAP1_SCAFFOLD_51, whole genome shotgun sequence genomic DNA:
- the LOC135292813 gene encoding serine/threonine-protein kinase PAK 3-like isoform X1 translates to MERVRRAVSSTFSLAASRKAFLRLAARLRGGRSQAHASVPLGEDLASQDSWAQTGKAERQESTDRVHGAQEFRSEKESLQSSLLEAEQHIWELEMARSRVEAQVHRARQAKEAILEDVRGLRCELLAVRALSQQQCEDMAEQLHWAQEQCCKALRLWQSAQEEEKRNLMRELERQLEEQHVEARKQLEERANFLAEVLQEEQRQKAAVIHRVYQLKRELKHCEQLRQKLNEQWQNEQVMLQAELQEAERKMMAMEKRHQEEMERMHKVLLQCRLAEEKQVDAGSAIEAAGAAASCQEASSPQPENQSMSSSARSSQEREKQFLKLLRCVVSVEDPEKKYTGWEHLGSGGFGAVYKAFDTATGQAVAVKELYLQHQGCEGVLKEILLMRENKNANIVSYLESYLVDEAVLLVLEYMDGGSLADVVTVRRMAVGHIATVCRECLQGLAFLHAKQVIHRDIKSDNILLGRDGSVKLADFGLCAVLSPEHRKRRSMVGTTYWMAPEVVRREPYGPKVDTWSLGIAGIEMATGEAPYMQETSDKASYLIGKQGVPNLQQLRLPPGLCEFLGCCLQMDVDRRGSAKELLQHPFLQSAEPLLSLF, encoded by the exons ATGGAGCGAGTCCGTAGAGCAGTCAGCAGCACCTTTTCATTGGCGGCTTCTCGGAAAGCTTTTCTTCGTTTGGCTG CTCGCCTCAGAGGTGGAAGGAGTCAAGCGCACGCTTCG GTCCCGCTAGGAGAGGATCTTGCCAGTCAGGACTCCTGGGCCCAGACAGGAAAGGCGGAGCGGCAGGAGAGCACGGACAGAGTGCACGGCGCCCAGGAGTTCAG GTCAGAGAAGGAGAGCCTGCAAAGCAGCCTGCTGGAGGCTGAGCAGCACATATGGGAGCTGGAGATGGCCAGGAGCCGTGTGGAAGCCCAAgtgcacagggccaggcaggccaAGGAGGCGATACTGG AGGATGTGAGGGGCCTTCGttgtgagctgctggctgtaagagctctcagccagcagcaatgtGAAGACATGGCTGAACAGCTCCACTGGGCACAAGAGCAGTGCTGCAAGGCTCTGAGACTCTGGCAATCtgcccaggaagaggaaaaaaggaatctcATGAGAGAACTG GAGAGACAACTGGAAGAGCAGCATGTGGAGGCAcggaagcagctggaggaacgggcaaacttcctggcagag gtgctgcaggaagagcagcgtCAGAAGGCTGCTGTCATCCACAGGGTGTACCAGCTAAAAAGAGAGCTAAAGCATTgtgagcagctgaggcagaagTTGAATGAGCAGTGGCAGAATGAGCAG GTcatgctgcaggctgagctgcaggaagctgagaggaaGATGATGGCAATGGAGAAGAGGCACCAAGAGGAAATGGAAAGGATGCACAaggtcctgctgcagtgcaggctggctgaagaaaagcag gtggACGCAGGATCTGCCATtgaagctgctggtgcagcagcatcctgccaAGAAGCCTCCTCTCCACAGCCTGAAAACCAGAGCATGAGCAGCTCGGCCCGCtcaagccaggagagagagaagcagttcctgaagctgctga ggtGTGTGGTGAGTGTGGAAGATCCAGAAAAGAAGTACACTGGATGGGAACACCTTGGCAGTGG GGGCTTTGGAGCTGTTTataaggcctttgacactgccACAGGACAAGCG GTGGCTGTAAAGGAACTTTAtctccagcaccagggctgtgagggagtattaaaagaaatcctgctcatgagagaaaataagaacgCCAATATTGTCAGCTACTTAGAAAG ctacCTTGTGGATGAGGCTGTCCTGCTGGTGTTGGAATATATGGATGGAGGCTCCTTAGCTGATGTGGTCACCGTGAGAAGGATGGCTGTAGGACACATAGCAACAGTGTGTCGGGAG tgcctgcaaggcctggcTTTCCTTCATGCCAAGCAGGTGATCCACAGAGACATCAAAAGTGACAACATCCTTCTGGGCCGGGACGGCTCCGTCAAGCTGG ctgattttggcctctgtgctgtgctcagccctgagcacaggaaaCGGAGGTCGATGGTCGGGACCACTTACTGGATGGCACCCGAGGTGGTGAGAAGAGAGCCTtacggccccaaagtggacacctGGTCCCTTGGCATTGCGGGAatagaaatggccacaggagagGCTCCTTATATGCAGGAGACCAGTGACAAG gcCAGCTACCTGATAGGCAAGCAAGGGGTTCCaaatctgcagcagctcaggctaCCCCCTGGCTTGTGTGAatttctgggctgctgcctgcagatggatgtggacaggcgaggctctgccaaggaacttctgcag
- the LOC135292813 gene encoding serine/threonine-protein kinase PAK 3-like isoform X2 — protein sequence MERVRRAVSSTFSLAASRKAFLRLAARLRGGRSQAHASVPLGEDLASQDSWAQTGKAERQESTDRVHGAQEFRSEKESLQSSLLEAEQHIWELEMARSRVEAQVHRARQAKEAILEDVRGLRCELLAVRALSQQQCEDMAEQLHWAQEQCCKALRLWQSAQEEEKRNLMRELERQLEEQHVEARKQLEERANFLAEVLQEEQRQKAAVIHRVYQLKRELKHCEQLRQKLNEQWQNEQVMLQAELQEAERKMMAMEKRHQEEMERMHKVLLQCRLAEEKQVDAGSAIEAAGAAASCQEASSPQPENQSMSSSARSSQEREKQFLKLLRCVVSVEDPEKKYTGWEHLGSGGFGAVYKAFDTATGQAVAVKELYLQHQGCEGVLKEILLMRENKNANIVSYLESYLVDEAVLLVLEYMDGGSLADVVTVRRMAVGHIATVCRECLQGLAFLHAKQVIHRDIKSDNILLGRDGSVKLADFGLCAVLSPEHRKRRSMVGTTYWMAPEVVRREPYGPKVDTWSLGIAGIEMATGEAPYMQETSDKHPFLQSAEPLLSLF from the exons ATGGAGCGAGTCCGTAGAGCAGTCAGCAGCACCTTTTCATTGGCGGCTTCTCGGAAAGCTTTTCTTCGTTTGGCTG CTCGCCTCAGAGGTGGAAGGAGTCAAGCGCACGCTTCG GTCCCGCTAGGAGAGGATCTTGCCAGTCAGGACTCCTGGGCCCAGACAGGAAAGGCGGAGCGGCAGGAGAGCACGGACAGAGTGCACGGCGCCCAGGAGTTCAG GTCAGAGAAGGAGAGCCTGCAAAGCAGCCTGCTGGAGGCTGAGCAGCACATATGGGAGCTGGAGATGGCCAGGAGCCGTGTGGAAGCCCAAgtgcacagggccaggcaggccaAGGAGGCGATACTGG AGGATGTGAGGGGCCTTCGttgtgagctgctggctgtaagagctctcagccagcagcaatgtGAAGACATGGCTGAACAGCTCCACTGGGCACAAGAGCAGTGCTGCAAGGCTCTGAGACTCTGGCAATCtgcccaggaagaggaaaaaaggaatctcATGAGAGAACTG GAGAGACAACTGGAAGAGCAGCATGTGGAGGCAcggaagcagctggaggaacgggcaaacttcctggcagag gtgctgcaggaagagcagcgtCAGAAGGCTGCTGTCATCCACAGGGTGTACCAGCTAAAAAGAGAGCTAAAGCATTgtgagcagctgaggcagaagTTGAATGAGCAGTGGCAGAATGAGCAG GTcatgctgcaggctgagctgcaggaagctgagaggaaGATGATGGCAATGGAGAAGAGGCACCAAGAGGAAATGGAAAGGATGCACAaggtcctgctgcagtgcaggctggctgaagaaaagcag gtggACGCAGGATCTGCCATtgaagctgctggtgcagcagcatcctgccaAGAAGCCTCCTCTCCACAGCCTGAAAACCAGAGCATGAGCAGCTCGGCCCGCtcaagccaggagagagagaagcagttcctgaagctgctga ggtGTGTGGTGAGTGTGGAAGATCCAGAAAAGAAGTACACTGGATGGGAACACCTTGGCAGTGG GGGCTTTGGAGCTGTTTataaggcctttgacactgccACAGGACAAGCG GTGGCTGTAAAGGAACTTTAtctccagcaccagggctgtgagggagtattaaaagaaatcctgctcatgagagaaaataagaacgCCAATATTGTCAGCTACTTAGAAAG ctacCTTGTGGATGAGGCTGTCCTGCTGGTGTTGGAATATATGGATGGAGGCTCCTTAGCTGATGTGGTCACCGTGAGAAGGATGGCTGTAGGACACATAGCAACAGTGTGTCGGGAG tgcctgcaaggcctggcTTTCCTTCATGCCAAGCAGGTGATCCACAGAGACATCAAAAGTGACAACATCCTTCTGGGCCGGGACGGCTCCGTCAAGCTGG ctgattttggcctctgtgctgtgctcagccctgagcacaggaaaCGGAGGTCGATGGTCGGGACCACTTACTGGATGGCACCCGAGGTGGTGAGAAGAGAGCCTtacggccccaaagtggacacctGGTCCCTTGGCATTGCGGGAatagaaatggccacaggagagGCTCCTTATATGCAGGAGACCAGTGACAAG